The Zalophus californianus isolate mZalCal1 chromosome 6, mZalCal1.pri.v2, whole genome shotgun sequence DNA window TCTTTGGAAAGCactatatttattaataataaaattacagttTTAGAACATCCCTGCATGTTGtgtaaggaagaaagaattcaaaatgcttagcatcagggtgcctgggtggctcagttggttaagcgactgccttcggctcaggtcatgatcctggagtcccgggatcgagtcctgcatcaggctccctgcttggcagggagtctgcttctccctctgaccctcccccctctcatgtgctctttctctctcattctttctctcaaataaataaagaaaatcttaaaaaaaaatgcttagcatcagattattattattaaagattttgtttatttgacagagagagagagagaagagagcatgagctggggtggaggagggagagggagaagcagattgcctagtgagcagggatcccaaagcagggatcatgaccagagccaaaggcagaggcttaaccgactgagcacccaggcgtcccttagcATCAGATTCTATACAATTTTGAGAACAACCTGTGAAAGAAGTATGGACGTGCATGTTTTCTAAACTTCCTCTTTGTCCCATCCATCTTCTAGGTTTATGAGTGCCCAGATAACATCAGCGTCAAATGTTACATTATACCCTTGGTGGTTAAAATAAGAACTCACTTCTCCAATGTCTGTAATATTCTGTTTTCCAACAACCCTTAAAACATACTACCTTATGTgagtttacatttttacttttgaaatccATATCGAATAAGTACAAATGATTAACTGCCAGTGACTGAATGTAAATACATGAGTCATCACATTTCTCTCAACGTTTAAAACTATCCTGTTAAAATAACAATAAgttgcgggcacctgggtggctcagttggttaagcgactgccttcggctcaggtcatgatcccagactcccgggatcgagttccgcatcaggctccctgctcagcgaggagcctgcttctccctctgaccctcccccgcccatgtactctctctctctcattctcgctctttcaaataaataaatatttaaaaaaaaaaaaaaactcttgggactacaccaaaataaaaaaaaataacaataagttGCATATACTTTACTGAAACTGTAAGTATATCTTTCCAAactcctcccagcctctgccctaTGTTCTTCCATTCTCTTAGCCTTTCCCACCAGCTCAAGCCATGTGATTTCtcaaaacctcagtttcctcatctataatatAGGAATAATACTAGTCTCAGAAGGTCCTTGTGGGGACTGACttagataatgtatgtaaagtacttTGTACACTACCTGGCACATGATAAACCATCATTAAATTAGAGCAAGAAGgcttcttccagatttttttcttcctaaccaACCAACCTGAAAAATTCTAGCATTTGGTCTAAAAGTAAGATAGGATGAATTATTATCTCCAGCACGGCTGCAGTGACACTAGCTTTTTTGATGATGGGGTTAGGGCGTGGCACATGTCTTTTAGAAGACGTCCGGAGGGGGTCTCTCTGATTCATGTGGAGAGAGGACTTGAGAAAAAGTCATTGTCATCCTCTCCCCACAGCTGATGTTTAGGTCAAACTCCTTTGTAATgtgatctttctttcttcctttatcccTCCCAGATGAGTTCCAGAAACTGGGAATCCAGTGTTTTTACCATAACCCTTATCTGGTGGACTGGGCCAACGTGCTGTTCCTCTGCTGCCTGCCCTCTCAGCTGCCTAATATCTGCCTAGAAATTCAAACCCGCCTGGAGAAAGGTTGCATCGTGTACAGCTTCGTGGCTGCCGTCCCAGTAGCCAGGTAGCCTATTAGGGTGAGTGGGAAGCTGGCAGAACTGCTCCATCCGCTCCTATCTGgatcctcccccccacctccaccccagccccctgcctcccccttggGGTCGGTCATTCCCAGTAATGAGGTGGAAGAGCAGCTTCATCTGCAACACCCAGCCAGCCTTTCTAATTGTGTCTTCCCCACTTCTCCATAAACAGCCCTTGTGGGTGGACTGTCTCCCTTGATGGGCAGATGGTTAGAACTGCAATGGAGCATTGCTTCCCACCACTTGAACCTGACTTGTGTTCCCCTTGTGCATCAGTGGGAAGTCAACACCATGAAAAGTGATTGACAGCATGtgtcaaatattatttttgtacCCCTGCTGTCTAGCCTAGTGCCTGGCAAGAGACCACATTCACTAAGCATCAGGTAGACTGCCGAACAAGACAACGGTTAACTGGTGCCCTCAGTGCTGCCTGCACCCACAGTTGCCTCTGAGCAGCGCCGTGCAGGGCAGGAAGTcgcagggtggggggggagggggttggatgCGATCCAACGCAGTGGGTCATGGAGTGGTTTATGGGAGTACTGGCTCTGCACTCCCTGTCTTGGGTGCTTTCCTTTCAGGTTGAAACTCCTACTGAACCACACCAATATCTTGCGGCCTCAGTATCAGTGTGTTGAAAATTTTGTCAACATCTGGGGGGCCAACAAGGACATCACAGCTGCCCTCCAAGATCCTGTGATTCTTCAGGCTACCTGTCCCTACAGTCCTGCTGGTACTGGCTTGCCATGTTTTTGGCattcttttaaaagttactttCTTCTTGGCCTGGTGCTATTTTATaatcccagtgtgtgtgtgtgttgtgtcttGGGTATGTGTGTAGGGGGCGTACAGGCTGGACATATTCACAGctatttaggttttttgttttgtttttaaagatcttacttatttgtttaagagagcacacacatgagcagggggagcagcagagggagagggagaagcaggctccctacagagcagggaacccgagtgggggtttgatcccaggaccccgggatcatgacctgagccaaaggcagacactcaaccaattcagtcacccaggcacccccagctaTTTAGGTTTTGAATGGGAGCAGTTTTGGTGGCAAAAAGCCAGCCTTCTTTAGGGAAAGCAGAGAAGTCTGAGCACTTAGACCTGTTAAGGCTAAACTAGAAACAGCCAGAGGTAAGAGCCTATTTAAACAAGAGGATGTGATGTCTGGCACTACATGGCTTTTCCCTGCTCTAATCTTGTATTTTTCCCTGGTCTCTTCTCCTTATTGGAAGGATCATTCTAGAGATTTCGAGGATGCTTTTGCCATTAGCAATGTTTACATTAGTCATACCTGTCCTCCTAGGGTAGGGGTAACACACAATTTGTTATAAAGGGCACAATTAGGGCTCTTGGCTTACAAAGAGGAGTGTTTGCTTATCTTCAGGTTCTTTCTTACGACCAACCTATCTTGAAAAAAAGGTGGTTGTTCACTGCCTGGGGGTTGTCCTATATTCTAGGCAAACCCTTTTGGTGGTGCTAACTGGTATTTCCCTCCCCATTAATGTGTAGGGGGAATAATCCTCAATATCAAGTGGTTGGAGGGAGTGTTATACGCGGTCCTAAACATCTGCACCGCAAGGGACATGCCTCACTTACAAGTGCTGCAGCTTCTGAATGAACTGTTACTCTCTGTGCACTTTGAAGACTGTGAGAAAGATGGAGCATCTTGCCCCAAATTTCAATTACATGATTTTGTCAGCCAAATCTATAGCAAGAACCTATCTCAGCGAAGGTAAGGCATCAGACAGCTGGCTATTCTAATTTCTCCTGCACTGTTGTCTTAGCaggtgctttttctctctttttttcctttcatataatcttaaaattttataaaaataatacattcttgggtttttttttttaaagattttatttctttgacagagagagacatagcgagagagggaacacaagcagggggagcaggagagggagaagcaggcttcccgcaaagcagggagccctgacgcggggcttgatcccaggaccctgggatcatgacctgagccgaaggcagacgcctaatgactgagccacccaggcgccccaaattcttgtttttttaaaaaggttttattgatctgagggagaaagagagagagggagagagagagagagagagtgcacatgagcagggggggagggcagagggagaagcaggcttcccgctgagcagggagcctgatgcggggctcggtcccagaaccctgggatcatgacctgagccgaaggcagttgcttaaccaactgagccacccaggtgcccccaaaataatacATTCTTGTAAAAAATCCAACTAGTGGAAAAGTGAAAGCCCTCCTTTGTCCCCCAAATACcatttggtttttatattttatctttttatctataCATTTTAGAAACATGCAGACTGTGTATACTGATTTTTCACTTGCTACGTTATAGACACCGTTCTATGTCCGTACAATCATATCTACTTCATTTATGAGCAACTGCATAGGTATCTGTTGGATacattaattatttcattaaatttattcatcttattccTTCTTGATGGCGATGTAGTTTTCCCATCTCCCAAATTCTGAATACGGGGCTGCTACTGAACATTCTCGTACTTACTTTGCACACCTGTACCAATAATTCTCTCGGAGGAACATCTAGAAGAATGTTCTAGAAGGATATTTCTGGGTCAgaggttatatatattttacgTTTGATAGGTATTCCCAAGTTGCTTATCGAAAACGTGGTGCtcatttacatttccaccagtagTGCATGAGTGCACCATTTCTCTACAGCTTGATTACTTGATCAATCTTTTTAAACTTTGGTGATCTAATAGGGAAAAATCGTTGCCCTTGTTACCAGTTACCAGTGATTTCCATGCCACGAAATTCACtggtcacattttattttattttattctatttattttaagattttattttattattttattttattattttattttattttatttaccttatttattttttattttgagagagggagcacgcaccagtgagggaaggagcagagggacagggagagagagaatcccaagcagacaccccgctgagtgcagagcccgacgtggggctcaatctcaggaccctgagatcgtgacctgagccgaaatcaagagtttgacgTTCAACTgacagagccccccaggtgcccccactggaTACTTTTTAATCCTTTTCTTCCTTGGCTATTGAACATTCCATCCTCCTTGAAGCAATCTCTTCTCTTGACTTTCCTGCTACCCTCACATTCTCCTCATTTTATTCCTGTCTCTCTAGCTCCTCCTTTGCCAGCAGCTTTTCTTTTGCCTCCTCCGATGTCTGGGAGTTTTCAGGGCTCTGTCCTAGGCCTTCTTCGCTTGCCGCTCTGCACTGTGTTCACGGCTGTGCTCTTCCACTTCAGGGACTTCGGGTGCTATCTTTACACCAACAGCGTACGACTCTGTGTCTCTAGTCTAGATGTCAGCTTGAAACCCGGGGAAGCTTGTGGTCACCATCTCCCCTCAAACTCAACAGTCCAGAAGCATACCTGCTCTCCTACCTGCTCTGCTGGTGTTTCTCACCTAATTACATGCTCTTCTGCCAAGCTGTTCAAGCCAGAACTAGGGAAGTGATCCTTGATTCTCTCTTATCTTTTGTATTCTAATTAATCACCAATGGCCTGTGAAGCACTTTCCGTTTGGGGATTTTCCTTCCCCCTTAGCCTgtgattcctttctctcttgaaTGTTGGATCTCTTTTTCCTGGCTCCCTCTTCCCCTGGCACGGTTTTTTCTTTCATAGTGGTGGCTCATATCCTCCTCCAATAGCTTCCTTAGGAAAGAATGCATAGGAAGTAACTTAAAGAGACtatgtctgaaaatgtttttattttaacctaatattttattgagaacatagccaggtatagaattctaggttagaAGTgattttccctcagaattttaaaggcatTGCTTCATTGTCTTACAGACAGAGCTGCTATTGAGAGGTACAGTGCCATTCTAACTCTTGAATTCATCCTttgaaatctgtttcttttctctctggacGCTTGTAGGATCTTTTGACCTTAGTATCCTGAAATTTTATGATGTGTCATGATGTGcgtctgttttattttatttatttttcatgtgggTCTGTTTTAACTCACTGTGTTGGGCATAGGGTGagcctttccttccccctccgacccttaatttaaaaaaattttgtgaaatataacacatacacagaaaagtacatatcccataaatacataaatatccaGTTTAATAAACTATTGTAAAGGAAATACCCATGTAACTGATACCCATAAAAGAAACAACATTCAGTAGTCCTTTTCAATCTGAATGTCAAGTTCTCAAATTTTCTCCAataattttgtttccttgcctgttttctttcttctttttctaaatattttattagtccAGTGTTGGACCTCCTGGACTGGTACTCTGATTttatctttcctcctttttttttttttaaagattttattttattatttatttgagagagagagaatgagagatagagagcacgagagggaagagggtcagagggagaagcagactccccgcagagcagggagcctgatgtgggactcgatcccgggctccaggatcatgacctgagctgaaggcagttgcttaaccaactgagccacccaggcgccctctttcctcctttttaaaaaagggtattatttatttgagagagagcacaagcaatggggaggggcaaagggagagggagaagcaaactccccgctgagcagggagtcaacacagggctcaatcccacaaccccaagactatgacccaagctgaaaccaagagtcagatgcccaactgactgagccacccagatgcccctattttgaatattttctttttttttaaatattttatttatttatttgagagagagcaaaagtgtgagaggtcacagaggaagagggagaagccaacttgCCACTGAGCGCCAGATTCAGGGCtctaaggaccctgagatcatgacctgagatgaaggcagacgcttagcatttactggactgagccacccaggggcccctattttgaatattttcaaagatttttgaagaatctccaaatattcaggggcgcctgggtggctcagtggttaagtgcctgcctttggctcaggtcatgatcccagggtcctgggatcgagccccacatcgagccccacattgggctccctgctcagcaggaagcctgcttccccctctcccactccccctgcttgtgttccctctctcattgtgtctctctctgtcaaataaataaaatcttttttttaaaaaaaaagagtctccaaatattccttttttatgtaGCATACTGTTGTCATTTCATTATGCAATACCATCTCTTATCCCTTTGAGAATGTaaatgagagaattttttttctttgagaagtcTGTTTCCTTCAGGTTGTTTActgatcatttgttttggtgtctATCATTCATTTGAGAAGTTTTATTCAAGTATATGGAGAATTTTGCTCATATTTAAGATCCCAGTACTAGAAAGTTGCTTGGAAACTCTGCAGTCAAATGTTCTCCCCCTGAGGTATCCCCCTTTTGGAAACTCTGTTTGCGCTACTGTGGTCTTTTCTACAGAGTGATTTGATCGGCTGTTTCCTTGGAAAACCTTGAATATTGATATCTTTAAGTCTTTGGGACCCAACTTGGGGAAAGAaagctgtgtatgtgtgtaagaaGAGGGGTGGTCTtatcactagatttttttttttttttactttcttcccccTCTATTCAACAAATCCTTTCCTTCAACAGTGCCTATTGTTCCCCTGTCCAGAGACTCTCTATTTAACccttccagaaaataaataaataaatcgggGGAGGAGGGACAGTCTCCTGACTGTAAAGCATTGGGTAGGGTGCTGTGAGGGTCTCTATCCCTTTTAAGATTTTCAACCCATCATCCTATTTTTAGTCCCATCACACTTCCAATTCCTGATGTGCTTCCTGAGTCTTTTGCGGGTTTTATGATGTAAATGGACTGTGTCTTGGTTTTCCCTATTGCTGACTTCAGATTCAGCTCAGTGTTATCATTTGTCCATATTTTTTCCAACTTCCAACTTGTtgctcttgtgttctctcttttttttttttttttaaagattttatttatttattcatgagagacagagagagagagagagaggcagagggagaagcaggctcccaaggagcagggagcctgatgcgggactcgatcccaggaccctgggatcatgacctgagccgaaggcagacgcttaaccatctgagccacccaggcgcccgctcttgtgttctctcttattctcattttaaattctttgcctatttttcttttggattgtttgcttttatttgtttttttttttttaaagattgtatttatttattcatgacagacagagagagagagagagaagcagagggagaagcaggcccccaaggagcagggagcccaatgcgggactcgatcccaggacactgggatcaggacctgagccgaaggcagacgcttaaccatctgagccacccaggtgccctatttgtTGTTTTAGAAAaggtttttaggggcacctgggttggctcagtcattaagcgtctgccttcagctcaggtcctgatcccagggtcctgggatcgagccccgcatcgggaaccctgctccgcgggaagcctgcttctccctctcccactccccctgcttgtgttccctctctcgctgtgtctctctctgtcaaataaataaaatctttaaaaaaaagaaaaaggtttttcGTAGGAATATGTTATGtatattggaaataattttcatatttctctttttggtAACTTTTGCTGTTCAGGTATTCTAATTTTTGTAGTCAAAATTGTCAAATTACTTCTCTATGGCTTTAGGGTTTCAAATCATACTTATTAAGAACCTCttcatctggggcgcctgggtgactcagtcgttaagcgtctgccttcggttcgggtcatgatcccggggtcctgggatcgagccccgcatcaagccccgcatcgagtcccgcatggggctccctgctctgcgggaagcctgcttctccctctcccactcccctgcttgtgttccctctctggctgtgtctctctctgtcaaataaataaaaataagatcttaaaaaaaaaagaacctcttcATCTTAagatattctgtattttcttctagtaatttattttttaaatatttaaatctttaatcagTTTGGGATTTTTAATATCTTCTATTCATTTTGGAAAGCCAGTTGTCCTAACATTATTTATAGAGTAGCCATTTCTTTTCCTACCAAtttgaaataagatttttatcaTTTGCTAAACTGCAAGATATTCGTGGGCATATTTTTGGACTGTATTCTGAACTGTGGACCTATTTTTCTATTCCCATACTATGATTAATTACTGTAATGTGTATCTATATTTTGGTATCTGGTACACCAAGtcctttttaatattattttccagaatCTTAATCCTTCTTACACATTTATTcttcatgtgaatttttttaaaaagattttatttatttatttgagaaacagagcatgggggggaggggcagagagagagggacaagcagactccccactgagcatggaccctgactcggggctggatcccaggactccaagatcatgacctgagccaaagtcagacacttaactgactgagtcacccagccgcccccttcatgtgaatttttgaaaaaatgacatgaaaaattagaaaagtaacaAATGTTTGTAGTAAATAGGGTATCAACTAAAATGTACCAAACCGAAAGTGAAGGTACCTGCCTCAAATCCCCTTCTCCAGAGGTAACTACTATTAATATATGCTGTGAcaaatgaacttgaaaataggCTATGTTTTTAGTGTTAAATCGCTGAGTAGGATGTTTGCTCTTGGCTTCTGGCGCTATTTATcaagttgaaaatgaaaaaggagtgATAGAATATCATCATTTTGTGACctctaatgaaataatgaatctagGCAACATTAGGTGAAAAGTTGATGGGGGAACTTCAGAATGAATAGATCAGACTGAATATATTAATCAGTCTTAACACTGAAGAAGGAGAGACAATGTGTTTCTggataaaaatagacacaaattaaaaaaaatagaaacagatgaGATATTCCTATAAAAAAAGTCAAACCTGAATTTGATCAAATCTATAGATATAAATTCAAGAGACAGGAAGGTGTTAAATGACCATGAGAtataatcagcaaaatccagagtATGGGAAACTTTAGAGGATAAACAAcacaatttcttcaacaaatgaactgcaagagaaaaaaaaggaaggggaacttacagattttttttaaatgttttatttatttattcatgagagtgagagagagagagagagagagagagagagaggcagaggcagagggagaagcaggctcccacctagcagggagcctgatgcgggactcgatcctaggaccctgggatcatgacctgagccgaaggcagacgcttaaccatctgagccacccaggtgtcccagagcttatagattaaaaaaaagacttaaggggcgcctaggtggctcagtcattaagcgtctgccttcggctcaggtcatgatcccagggtcctgggattgagccccacatcgggctccctgcttggcagggagcctgcttctccctctcccactccccctgcttgtgttcgctctctctctgtgtctctctctgtcaaaaaaataaataaaatctttaaaaaaaaaaaaaagacttaaaagtcaCATtaaccaggtgcctgggtggctcagttggttaagcaactgcctttggctcaggtcatggtctcagggtccttggatctagccctgcattgggattcctgctcagcagagagtctgcttctccctctgcctctccccccatccc harbors:
- the NOXRED1 gene encoding NADP-dependent oxidoreductase domain-containing protein 1 isoform X1, whose translation is MDMLGDLESLQFEYGIQEEDRSWLYLQGRSRGLMIKACAHATFFCKLLCNLRESFHEKQTSSCPLTGLLTGIPDDDELKVGIIGGGHLGKQLARVLLQLVPIPAENLRISTRRPEALDEFQKLGIQCFYHNPYLVDWANVLFLCCLPSQLPNICLEIQTRLEKGCIVYSFVAAVPVARLKLLLNHTNILRPQYQCVENFVNIWGANKDITAALQDPVILQATCPYSPAGGIILNIKWLEGVLYAVLNICTARDMPHLQVLQLLNELLLSVHFEDCEKDGASCPKFQLHDFVSQIYSKNLSQRRPFPWFDLTAVQLKETPFGQHLSASTALQDHLTYRYCDSFGISLPQGQQPGVSTRL
- the NOXRED1 gene encoding NADP-dependent oxidoreductase domain-containing protein 1 isoform X2, with protein sequence MDMLGDLESLQFEYGIQEEDRSWLYLQGRSRGLMIKACAHATFFCKLLCNLRESFHEKQTSSCPLTGLLTGIPDDDELKVGIIGGGHLGKQLARVLLQLVPIPAENLRISTRRPEALDEFQKLGIQCFYHNPYLVDWANVLFLCCLPSQLPNICLEIQTRLEKGCIVYSFVAAVPVARLKLLLNHTNILRPQYQCVENFVNIWGANKDITAALQDPVILQATCPYSPAGGIILNIKWLEGVLYAVLNICTARDMPHLQVLQLLNELLLSVHFEDCEKDGASCPKFQLHDFVSQIYSKNLSQRS